Proteins encoded together in one Leishmania infantum JPCM5 genome chromosome 4 window:
- a CDS encoding putative calpain-like cysteine peptidase has product MSYPPTEADVISNDSLFSDSVEFDAAEKPIAAEDVHGFAEAKEQPLGHDDRGLPTDDAVMHAGSRYPEEEPAGPPPPVTNAFMKPRKTATKPPREWVPVNLQVPEEDPEDEFDIGTAQKPVYESPETPAATGGAAAPKVRFVNGEPDIRGEVTNCFEEPGLLYRIVDRPNKTWAFYNDSRSFEVHVVCTFGKHSKITPLENTKMTRDESTGEYVMELTVYPGETEPFIKGFVNGFSSKLSALPLSQEYFQARSEAQNQQVVQVEMDAIRAIAGDETDAERILQICLENGLPFVDLSFPPVQSSIESGAAKPFKRLPWGRPRMYVKPELHDQIRLFRNRICPGEVEQGELGDCWLMCAVATQAEDPTVVMQMFRHPKGADSARCERAIGAYRVSFNKNGLWRSILVDDYFPVIAGAPAFAHSRDLCELWPAVLEKAFAKMHGSYAMIQSGDPMHALTDMTGFPAMRIDEMVAKAAVHNGRDLESQMIQWQRKGYQAILTTPGKAPAIPADAQSSPDFSDQPEMEEAFAGTGFLPGHAYSVLDVKEFQKGQIRLICLRNPWVHGSGWTRAWAWDALEWQQHRDIATACGFSKHKGDTSIVWMTFEDALKYFIGGGVLFRAPAAHDARVPITFADCKPGAVFQVSVKAPMDVTFILSNMDHRGMHVDEAGAAESDPNNIDYPPVMLSLAAPVPKETDVYQVVQNSSTNMTQPSDNAWLFLQAREIAMTCHLEPSAAPYLLIPRLMEGDETVGNGNGGGEDMRDFVHPIYYVNDYVHLFRNAPSVKAKEIAVTIGFEADEEIGDNIVVVMCKIGEGNAVFENFPKFPTDDVEPHEEELYFQTKESNCGYAQEKAGTAIY; this is encoded by the coding sequence ATGTCGTACCCACCGACGGAGGCGGATGTGATCAGCAACGACAGCCTCTTCTCCGACTCTGTCGAGTTCGACGCAGCGGAGAAGCCGATCGCTGCCGAGGATGTTCACGGCTTTGCTGAAGCGAAAGAGCAGCCTCTTGGGCACGACGACCGCGGCCTGCCCACAGATGATGCCGTGATGCACGCCGGTTCGCGGTACCCTGAGGAAGAGCCGgccgggccgccgccgccggtaACGAATGCCTTCATGAAGCCACGCAAGACAGCGACGAAGCCGCCACGGGAGTGGGTGCCAGTGAACCTGCAGGTGCCCGAGGAAGACCCGGAGGACGAGTTCGACATTGGCACCGCTCAGAAGCCCGTGTACGAGAGCCCGGAAACCCCTGCGGCTaccggtggtgctgctgcgccaaaGGTACGGTTCGTGAACGGCGAGCCTGACATCAGGGGCGAGGTGACGAACTGCTTCGAGGAGCCCGGGTTGCTCTACCGCATCGTTGACCGACCGAACAAGACGTGGGCCTTCTACAACGACAGCCGTTCCTTCGAAGTGCACGTTGTGTGCACGTTTGGCAAGCACAGCAAGATCACGCCGCTCGAAAACACGAAGATGACGCGTGATGAAAGCACGGGCGAGTACGTGATGGAGTTGACCGTCTACCCTGGCGAGACGGAGCCCTTCATCAAGGGCTTCGTGAACGGCTTCTCGAGCAAGCtgagcgcgctgccgctgtcgcaggaGTACTTCCAAGCTCGCAGCGAGGCACAGAATCAGCAGGTTGTGCAGGTGGAGATGGACGCCatccgcgccatcgccggcgACGAGACGGATGCGGAGCGCATTCTGCAGATCTGCCTGGAGAACGGCCTACCCTTTGTCGACCTCTCCTTCCCGCCTGTGCAGTCGTCCATCGAGTCTGGGGCGGCGAAGCCGTTCAAGCGGCTGCCGTGGGGCCGGCCACGCATGTACGTGAAGCCGGAGCTGCACGACCAAATTCGACTCTTCCGCAACCGCATCTGCCCCGGCGAGGTCGAGCAGGGCGAGCTGGGTGACTGCTGGCTCATGTGCGCGGTAGCCACGCAGGCCGAGGACCCGACAGTGGTCATGCAGATGTTCCGGCACCCGAAGGGCGCCGATTCGGCGCGGTGCGAGCGCGCTATCGGTGCGTACCGCGTGTCCTTCAACAAGAACGGTCTCTGGCGCAGTATCCTTGTGGACGACTACTTTCCTGTCATCGCCGGCGCGCCGGCCTTCGCTCACAGCCGCGACCTGTGCGAGCTGTGGCCGGCAGTTCTCGAGAAGGCGTTTGCCAAGATGCACGGCAGCTACGCTATGATCCAGTCCGGTGATCCGATGCACGCACTGACAGACATGACGGGATTCCCGGCCATGCGCATCGACGAAATGGTCGCCAAGGCGGCCGTGCACAACGGCCGCGACCTGGAGTCGCAGATGATCCAGTGGCAAAGGAAGGGCTACCAGGCCATCCTCACGACGCCCGGCAAGGCGCCGGCGATTCCGGCGGATGCGCAGAGCTCGCCGGACTTCTCCGACCAGCccgagatggaggaggcgttCGCCGGTACCGGCTTCCTGCCCGGCCACGCCTACTCCGTGCTGGACGTGAAGGAGTTCCAAAAGGGTCAGATCCGCCTGATATGCCTGCGCAACCCGTgggtgcacggcagcggatgGACGAGGGCGTGGGCGTGGGATGCCCTGGAGTGGCAACAGCACCGCGATATCGCCACCGCGTGCGGCTTCAGCAAGCACAAGGGCGACACTAGCATCGTCTGGATGACCTTCGAGGATGCGCTCAAGTATTTCATCGGCGGTGGTGTACTTTTCcgtgcgccggcagcgcacgaCGCGCGCGTGCCCATTACCTTCGCCGACTGCAAGCCCGGCGCCGTCTTTCAGGTGTCGGTGAAGGCGCCGATGGACGTCACGTTCATCTTGTCGAACATGGACCACCGCGGCATGCACGTCGACGAGGCAGGTGCGGCCGAGTCCGACCCGAACAACATAGACTACCCACCCGTGATGCTGTCGCTTGCCGCGCCGGTGCCCAAAGAGACGGACGTGTACCAGGTCGTGCAGAACTCCTCGACTAACATGACGCAGCCGTCGGACAACGCGTGGCTGTTCCTGCAGGCGCGCGAGATTGCCATGACGTGCCACCTGGAGCCGAGTGCCGCGCCGTACCTGCTCATTCCGCGCCTCATGGAGGGCGACGAGACAGTCggcaacggcaacggcggaggcgaggaCATGCGCGATTTTGTGCATCCGATCTACTACGTCAACGACTACGTCCACCTCTTCCGGAACGCGCCAAGCGTGAAAGCGAAGGAGATTGCCGTGACCATCGGTTTCGAGGCGGATGAGGAGATCGGTGATAACATCGTCGTGGTCATGTGCAAGATAGGCGAGGGCAACGCCGTCTTTGAGAACTTTCCGAAGTTCCCGACGGACGACGTGGAGccgcacgaggaggagctgtaCTTCCAGACCAAGGAGAGCAACTGCGGCTATGCGCAGGAGAAGGCCGGCACGGCCATCTACTGA